The Pyramidobacter piscolens W5455 genome contains a region encoding:
- a CDS encoding ABC transporter substrate-binding protein, with translation MLKKLGALAAAVAMLAVPAAGAEEKKLSIFIAYTGVDGILQEFTKDTGIQVEYLAMSSGEVLTRLRAAKGKAQADVWFGGGLDSYVAAAAEGFLEPYVSPERAAYDPMFYNADGYWSGISLGAVDFVVNSEIMAKKNLPMPQSWQDLTNPVYKGEVLMATPAVSGTFYAMVWAILSAKGEEEGWKLLEGIDANVPYYSKRGAEPANKVSTGEAAIAVAPFDTGEKLKGEGYKIETTFPADGVPWYIAPVALFKGARNPDAGKALIDWVLSAKGQETLAKYTTQAPIRPGVKLAPAVQAMRDSNLVKADVVEGGAQRKRVLAAWQERFGSK, from the coding sequence ATGTTGAAGAAATTGGGAGCGTTGGCGGCGGCTGTGGCGATGCTGGCGGTTCCGGCCGCCGGGGCCGAGGAGAAGAAGCTCAGCATCTTCATCGCCTACACGGGCGTTGACGGCATCCTGCAGGAGTTCACGAAGGACACGGGCATTCAGGTGGAGTATCTGGCCATGTCGTCCGGCGAGGTGCTGACCCGCCTGCGCGCGGCCAAGGGCAAGGCGCAGGCCGACGTATGGTTCGGCGGCGGTCTGGACAGTTACGTGGCGGCGGCGGCTGAAGGATTCCTCGAACCGTATGTGTCGCCCGAACGCGCCGCGTACGATCCGATGTTCTATAACGCTGACGGCTACTGGAGCGGCATTTCTTTGGGCGCGGTTGATTTCGTCGTCAACAGCGAGATCATGGCCAAGAAGAATCTGCCCATGCCTCAGAGCTGGCAGGATCTGACCAACCCCGTCTATAAGGGCGAAGTGCTGATGGCCACTCCGGCTGTGAGCGGCACGTTCTACGCTATGGTCTGGGCGATCCTCTCCGCGAAGGGCGAGGAAGAAGGCTGGAAACTGCTCGAAGGCATCGACGCCAATGTGCCCTACTACTCCAAACGCGGCGCTGAGCCGGCCAACAAGGTCAGTACGGGCGAAGCGGCAATCGCCGTGGCGCCGTTCGACACCGGCGAAAAGCTGAAGGGCGAAGGTTACAAGATCGAGACGACGTTCCCCGCCGACGGCGTGCCGTGGTACATCGCGCCCGTGGCGCTGTTCAAGGGCGCGCGCAATCCCGACGCCGGCAAGGCTCTGATCGACTGGGTGCTGTCGGCAAAGGGGCAGGAGACGCTGGCCAAGTACACCACGCAGGCTCCGATCCGTCCCGGCGTAAAGCTGGCTCCCGCGGTGCAGGCCATGCGCGATTCCAACCTCGTCAAGGCCGACGTGGTCGAGGGCGGAGCGCAGCGCAAGCGCGTGCTCGCCGCCTGGCAGGAACGCTTTGGCTCCAAATAA
- a CDS encoding PHP domain-containing protein has protein sequence MILDTHMHTAEYSPDSFLPIAEAVARAREMGIGGLCVTDHDTLGAREAIDGWRRKFDFPLFLGVEVLTTKGDVVCFGLDEAPPPASLTPEELMARVAACGGCATAAHPFRDNNRGLEDLISTLPGLHGVECFNGSTDPAANLRALELARASGRALLGAADAHWRERVGLFVTEFDDELRDERDLIRAVRAGRCHPLAWDGSGFVDAEAFCRARLAG, from the coding sequence ATGATTCTGGACACGCACATGCATACGGCGGAGTATTCGCCGGACAGCTTCCTGCCCATTGCCGAAGCGGTGGCCCGCGCCCGCGAGATGGGCATCGGCGGGCTTTGCGTCACCGACCACGACACGCTCGGCGCGCGCGAGGCGATCGACGGCTGGCGGCGGAAGTTCGATTTCCCGCTCTTTCTCGGCGTCGAGGTGCTGACGACGAAAGGCGACGTGGTCTGCTTCGGCCTCGACGAAGCGCCGCCGCCCGCTTCGCTCACGCCGGAAGAACTGATGGCGCGCGTGGCGGCCTGCGGCGGCTGCGCGACGGCGGCGCATCCGTTCCGCGACAACAACCGCGGGCTTGAAGACCTGATCTCCACGCTGCCGGGGCTGCACGGCGTGGAGTGCTTCAACGGCAGCACCGATCCGGCGGCCAATCTGCGCGCGCTCGAACTGGCGCGCGCTTCCGGGCGCGCCCTGCTGGGGGCCGCCGACGCGCATTGGCGCGAGCGGGTCGGGTTGTTCGTCACGGAGTTCGACGACGAGCTGCGCGACGAGCGCGACCTGATCCGCGCCGTGCGCGCCGGGCGCTGCCACCCGCTGGCCTGGGACGGCTCGGGTTTTGTCGACGCGGAGGCGTTCTGCCGCGCGCGTTTGGCGGGATAA
- a CDS encoding CapA family protein — MRRLLLAALLAAFLCGTARAEAPLPDDSADLFSGAADALRPRRATLLFAGDLMAHAPQLRAARRQKGYDFTPSFARVTPLISAADLAAANLETTLGGEKRGYTGYPCFSTPDEYADALKDAGFDALTTANNHCLDRRVAGLFRTVKELRERGFTTFGTYAASADREAAAVADVNGMTVAFLSWTYGTNGIPVPVSQDWAVARGASWEDVSGDVARAKALSPDFIVAMPHIGVEYALTPPRSVVAFAEKLLEAGVGAVIASHPHVVQPLELRAASGDRTPALIAWSMGNFISNQRARPRDMGVIARLTLEKKNGVTRIVSADAIPTWVQTRTKKGVRVSRVLPLLDALANAETLQISAADLKRLRGAHADFTGRVLGRAVPLADAQLAYELEPSSQDRFSTAKFDALARRAAAKKRSARKGNAPKP; from the coding sequence ATGAGAAGGTTGCTGCTCGCGGCGCTGTTGGCCGCGTTTCTCTGCGGGACGGCGCGCGCGGAAGCGCCGCTTCCCGACGATTCGGCGGATCTGTTCAGCGGCGCCGCCGACGCCCTGCGCCCCCGCCGCGCCACGCTGCTTTTCGCCGGCGACCTGATGGCCCACGCGCCGCAGCTGCGCGCGGCGCGGCGTCAAAAAGGCTACGACTTCACGCCGTCGTTTGCGCGCGTCACGCCGCTGATTTCCGCCGCCGACCTCGCCGCCGCCAACCTCGAGACCACGCTCGGCGGCGAAAAGCGCGGCTACACGGGCTATCCGTGCTTCAGCACGCCCGACGAGTACGCCGACGCCCTCAAAGACGCCGGCTTCGACGCGCTGACCACGGCCAACAACCACTGCCTGGACCGCCGCGTCGCCGGACTGTTCCGTACAGTGAAGGAACTGCGCGAGCGCGGCTTCACGACTTTCGGCACCTACGCCGCTTCCGCCGATCGCGAAGCGGCCGCCGTCGCGGACGTGAACGGCATGACCGTCGCCTTCCTGTCGTGGACCTACGGCACCAACGGCATCCCCGTCCCCGTTTCGCAGGACTGGGCCGTAGCGCGCGGCGCCTCGTGGGAAGACGTCAGCGGCGACGTCGCCCGCGCCAAGGCGCTCAGCCCCGACTTCATCGTCGCCATGCCGCACATCGGCGTCGAATACGCGCTGACGCCGCCGCGCTCCGTCGTCGCCTTCGCCGAGAAATTGCTGGAAGCCGGCGTCGGCGCGGTGATCGCCTCGCACCCGCACGTCGTGCAGCCGCTGGAGCTGCGCGCCGCTTCCGGCGACCGCACCCCGGCGCTGATCGCCTGGTCGATGGGCAACTTCATCTCCAACCAGCGCGCCAGGCCGCGCGACATGGGCGTGATCGCGCGGCTGACGCTGGAAAAGAAAAACGGCGTCACGCGCATCGTCAGCGCCGACGCGATCCCCACCTGGGTGCAGACGCGCACGAAAAAGGGCGTCCGCGTCTCGCGCGTGCTGCCGCTGCTGGACGCGCTCGCAAACGCCGAAACGCTGCAGATCTCCGCCGCCGACCTCAAGCGCCTGCGCGGCGCGCACGCCGATTTCACCGGGCGCGTGCTCGGGCGCGCCGTTCCGCTGGCGGACGCTCAGCTGGCCTACGAACTGGAACCGTCCTCGCAGGACCGTTTTTCGACGGCCAAATTCGACGCACTCGCCCGCCGCGCCGCCGCGAAAAAGCGCAGCGCACGAAAGGGAAACGCGCCCAAACCGTAA
- the pepV gene encoding dipeptidase PepV: MNMEKIRAIIDKDRDSLIDTIRELVAVPSVGGEAPRPDAPFGPGPKAALDKFVEIGARHGFRTWAFENQVGVAELGNESLPEMIAVLAHVDVVPAGEGWSCDPWRGMIKDGLLYGRGVADDKGPAISAMFAMKALREAGVRLKRRVRLIVGTNEELGSRAIDRYVTSGQELPVAGFTPDAEYPLINGEKGSITPKCRAPFAPDGGDVQVLSLDAGVASNAVPSKAVAVLKVAPAAEARLSRVVEEFAAPRDAKLTCEKSASGEYTLTMDGLAFHGSRPQYGSNAAANLVRVLRLLGIGGEQGAFLDKIDALVGTQTRGENLGVMLYDDVSGFTSLCWGLLKSEGDKIMFTLNYRFPVTFERDPVCAKFVEALRGHGFEVEAGSGSHPLYMPEDSDLVKKLMKVYRDETGDYESKPMSIGGGTYAKEMPNMLAFGNQFPGENTHIHEVDERWSVEHIVKNTKIMAAAIAALAGVEE; the protein is encoded by the coding sequence ATGAACATGGAAAAGATCCGCGCCATTATCGACAAAGACCGGGACAGCCTGATCGACACGATCCGCGAGCTCGTCGCCGTGCCCAGCGTGGGCGGCGAAGCGCCGCGCCCCGACGCGCCCTTCGGCCCCGGGCCGAAAGCCGCCCTCGACAAGTTCGTCGAGATCGGCGCGCGCCACGGCTTCCGCACTTGGGCTTTCGAGAATCAGGTCGGCGTCGCCGAGCTGGGCAACGAATCGCTGCCCGAGATGATCGCCGTGCTCGCCCACGTCGACGTCGTTCCCGCCGGCGAAGGCTGGAGCTGCGACCCCTGGCGGGGCATGATCAAGGACGGCCTGCTCTACGGCCGCGGCGTCGCCGACGACAAAGGCCCTGCCATCAGTGCCATGTTCGCCATGAAAGCCCTGCGCGAGGCCGGCGTGCGGCTGAAGCGCCGCGTGCGCCTGATCGTCGGCACCAACGAAGAGCTGGGCAGCCGCGCCATCGACCGTTACGTCACATCCGGGCAGGAACTGCCCGTAGCCGGCTTCACTCCCGACGCCGAGTACCCGCTCATCAACGGCGAAAAGGGCAGCATCACGCCCAAATGCCGCGCCCCCTTCGCGCCCGACGGCGGCGACGTGCAGGTGCTCTCGCTCGACGCCGGCGTGGCCTCCAACGCCGTGCCCTCCAAGGCCGTGGCCGTGCTCAAAGTCGCGCCCGCGGCCGAGGCGCGCCTCAGCCGCGTCGTCGAAGAGTTCGCCGCCCCCCGCGACGCCAAGCTGACCTGCGAAAAAAGCGCGTCCGGCGAATACACGCTGACCATGGACGGGCTGGCCTTCCACGGCTCGCGCCCGCAGTACGGCTCCAACGCCGCCGCCAATCTCGTCAGAGTGCTGCGCCTGCTCGGCATCGGCGGCGAACAGGGCGCGTTCCTCGACAAAATCGACGCCCTCGTGGGAACGCAGACCCGCGGCGAAAATCTCGGCGTCATGCTCTACGACGACGTGTCCGGTTTCACCTCCCTGTGCTGGGGCCTGCTCAAGAGCGAAGGCGACAAGATCATGTTCACGCTCAACTACCGCTTCCCCGTCACCTTCGAGCGCGACCCCGTCTGCGCCAAGTTCGTCGAAGCCCTGCGCGGCCACGGCTTCGAAGTCGAAGCCGGCAGCGGCAGCCACCCGCTTTACATGCCCGAAGACAGCGACCTCGTCAAAAAGCTGATGAAAGTCTACCGGGACGAGACCGGCGATTACGAATCGAAGCCCATGTCCATCGGCGGCGGCACCTACGCCAAGGAAATGCCCAACATGCTCGCCTTCGGCAACCAGTTCCCCGGCGAGAACACCCACATCCACGAGGTCGACGAGCGGTGGAGCGTCGAACACATCGTCAAGAACACCAAGATCATGGCCGCCGCCATCGCCGCGTTGGCCGGCGTCGAAGAATAG